A section of the Elusimicrobiota bacterium genome encodes:
- a CDS encoding glycosidase, translating into MAELKSSTVIKRYPGNPVLSGKDVPYPATLTYNAGITKYQGKYVMVFRNDVYDKWEGKLKYIDLGLAYSNDGKKWDVQPKPILNREFFNDKEIKRAYDPRLTVIDGKVVLCFAVDTFHGLRGGIAVTEDFEKFEVKSMTVPDNRNMVVFPEKVGGMYLRLERPFPVYSRG; encoded by the coding sequence ATGGCAGAACTTAAATCCAGCACGGTAATCAAACGGTATCCCGGTAACCCTGTACTCTCGGGGAAAGACGTGCCGTATCCGGCAACGCTAACCTACAACGCGGGGATCACGAAGTATCAGGGGAAGTATGTCATGGTTTTCCGTAATGACGTGTATGACAAGTGGGAAGGTAAACTTAAATATATCGACCTCGGCCTGGCGTACAGTAACGACGGGAAAAAGTGGGATGTCCAGCCAAAACCGATACTTAACCGCGAATTTTTTAATGATAAAGAAATTAAACGCGCATATGACCCGAGGCTGACTGTTATCGACGGTAAGGTTGTGTTGTGTTTTGCAGTGGACACCTTTCATGGCTTACGGGGCGGGATTGCGGTGACTGAAGATTTTGAGAAGTTCGAAGTAAAATCAATGACTGTGCCGGATAACCGTAATATGGTGGTATTCCCCGAAAAAGTTGGGGGAATGTACCTCAGGCTGGAACGCCCGTTTCCAGTGTACAGCCGCGGGG